In the Streptomyces fradiae ATCC 10745 = DSM 40063 genome, GCCGGACCCGCGCCTTCGCCTTGGCCCTCTCCACGTCCTCGATCGTGGCGCGCAGCAGCCCGCCCGCGTCCAGCGCGTCATCGGCCGCCTCCAGGAACTCCCGCTGCGGTGTCCGCCTCCCCCGCTCCAGCGAGGAGACGAGGTCCTCGCTGTACCCGAGCCGGTCCCCCAGCTCCCGCTGGGTGAGCCCGGCCCGTTCCCGGAGCAGTTTGACCTGTTTGCCCACCGCCCGCATCAGGTCGCCGCTCAGCTCCCCCTCGTCGTGGACCCCCTGCGGCTCCACCGCTGCCTCGGACACCACTGCCCCCTTCTCAGGTCACGGCCGACACCCCGCACACGGCACCTTCCGTACCGGTACCAGCACCCTCCGTACCGAAGGATGTCCTGGTCAGAGTAGAGCGGGCCCACCACGCTCAGTGACATGAAGACGCAGATCTCCTCCCTTCGATTCAGCCGGCTCCTCAGCGCCACCCCGCGCGGCGCCCGGCTCGCCCGCCTACTGACCGTGCAGCAGCTCGACGCGTGGGGTTGGCCGCCGGCCTGCGCGGCGAGCGAGTACGCCGCTGTGGTCGCCGCCGAGCTGGCGGCGAACGCGGTGACCCACGGGCGCGCACGGGGCCGCGGTTTCCGGCTCACGCTCATCAACGAGGCGTCCGACTCCGGCACGCTCCGTGTCGAGGTCACCGACGCACGGGGCGACCGGGTGCCGCCTTCCCTTGCGACCACCCCCGAACCCACCGCCGAATCCGGCCGCGGCCTGCTTCTCGTCGCGGCCCTCGCCACCCGGTGGGGGTGGGAGCCGGACCCGCCCTCCGGGAAGACCGTCTGGGCGTGTCTTCCGCTCACCTGACGGCTGGTGCGAGACGGCCCGTCCGGCGGCCTCCGCCGATTCCCGCTGGTCGCATCCGAGGGGTGGGGCTGAGGCCCGGAGGGAGCCCTGCACCATGGGCGGTGGGGGGCGAAGCCTGGGAGGGGCAGACGAGTCGGGCTGTACGCCGGGTTCTGTGCCCCGGGACCTCGCGGTCGTCGGGGTGACGGCCATCCATCTAGGACCGGCGTTGCCGCCGGCCTCGTGCGGTCTACCCGCGGACTCGGGCGGGCAGCCCTCGAACGTCCGCGCAGAGACACCGGGGTGTCTCCTTTTGACCTTGCTCCGGGTGGGGTTTACCTAGCTGCCCAGGTCACCCTGGGCACTGGTGGTCTCTTACACCACCGTTTCACCCTTACCGCGGGCCGAGGCCCCCGGCGGTCTGTTTTCTGTGGCACTGTCCCGCGGGTCACCCCGGGTGGCCGTTAGCCACCACCCTGCCCTGTGGAGCCCGGACGTTCCTCGGGAGGGCCCTCGAAGGGTCCCCACGCGGCCGCCCGCCCGGCTCGTCTGCCGTGCCGACCATGGTACCCGCCCCGCCGGAGCGCTTGACCTTGCCGCAACGTCAGGGTTTCTCCTGGTCGCATGAGGATCGGAGAGGTCGCCCGGCTCGCCGGGGTCACCACGCGGGCCGTACGGCACTACCACCATGTCGGGCTGCTGCCCGAGCCGCCCCGGCTCGGCAACGGCTACCGGGCCTACGGGCTGCGGGACGCCGTGCTGCTGGTGCGGGTCCGGCGGCTGACCGAGCTGGGGCTGTCCCTGGACGAGGTGCGGGACGTGCTGGCCGACGACGCCGGGCGGGACCTCGCCGAGGTGCTGGAGGAACTGGACACCGACCTGGCCCGGCAGGAGGCCGAGGTGCGGGTGCGGCGGGAGCGCCTGGCGGTGCTGCTGGAGCAGGCGCGGGAGGGCCGGCTGCCCGCCGAGGGGCCCCTGTCGCCGGAGCTGGCCGCGCTCTTCGCGGACATGGCGCGCGCCCGTGGCGGGCGGGCGGGGCCCGAGCCCAGGACGGCGGTGCTCGACCGCGAGCTGCTGACGCTGATGGACGGCGTCCACGCCGGGGAGGAGGGGACCCGCATGGTGGCCGCGATGAGGGGCGCGGTGGCCTCCCCTGAGGGGATGGAGCGGGCCTACGACCTGTACGCGCGGCTCGACGAGCTGGCGGACGCCGACGAGGACGACCCCGGGGTGGCCGCGGCGGCCGAGCTGCTGGCGGGCCTGCTGCCCGACGAGGTCGCGGCGGCGGTACGGGACGCGGGCGGGGACGCGGGTGCGGACGTGGTCGAGGCGTGGGGCGGCGACGCCTTCGCGGGCGCCTTCCTGGCGGAGTTCTCGCCCGCGCAGGCCGAGGTGGTCCGGCGGGCGCTGCGCCTCGCCGCCGACCGTGCGGGCACGGCGGCGACGGTTGGGGACGGGGAGCACGCGGAGGGGGGCGTCGGCACGGCACCCGGCACGGAGGGCGAAGGCACGGGCCCTGCGGGCGGCTCGGATGCGGGGGGCGCGGGCCCCGGGTGCGGCCCCACGGGCGGCGCGGATGCGGGCGGCGCAGGCGCGGGCGGCGCCTCGTGAAGCGGCTGCGGACGGTACTCGGGTACGCCGCGCTGCCCGCCGAGGTCGTGCTGGTCGTGTGCCTGGCCGCCGGGGTGCCGGTGCCCGCGCCGCTCCTGTACGCGGTGGAGCTGTGCCTGGCCGGCGCCGTGCTGCTCGGCGTCCTCGTCTACCGGCGGGCCCGCCGGGCCGGCCTCCCGCCGGGCGACGCGCTGTACGAGGTGGTGCCCGAGCCGGTCGTACGGCTCGTCCGGCACGAGGCCGGCCTGCTCGCGAGCCTCGTGCGGTGGGTGCTGCGCCGGCCGCACGGGACGGGTGGGGGCGCCGAGGCGTTCGGGTACGCCCGCGACCAGGCCGCGCTCATGTACGCCTTCGCGTTCGTCTGCGTCGTGGAGACCGCCGGGGTGTACTGGCTGCTGCGGAACGTGCCGGTGGTCCACGAGGTGACGCTGGTGCTCGACGTGTACGCCGTGCTGTTCGTGCTGGGCCTGCACGCCGCCTCCGTCACCCGGCCGCACCTGCTGGACGGGCGGGTGCTGCGGCTGCGGCAGGGCTGCCACACGGACCTCGCCGTACCGCTCGGTGCCATCACCGCCGTACGCCGCGAACCGCTCCACGCCCACGAGCGGGCCGACGGCGTACTGGACCTGACCGTCGCCGCGCAGACCTCCCTCACCCTGGAACTGGCCGAGCCCGTCGAGGCCGTGGGCCTGCTCGGCGGGCGGCGCGCGGTGCGGGTCGTACGGTTCCACGCCGACGACCCGCGCGCCCTGCACGCCGCGCTCACGCGGGCGCTCACGCGGGCGCGAACAGCGCCTTGTCCCGCCCCGGATACGCCCGCCTGAGCCGTACGTCCAGCCGCTCCCCCAGCGGCAGCGGCGGCCCCGGGCTCTCCAGCCGGGCCACCACGGCGGGGTCCTCCAGGTGCACGGTGCCCGTCGCCGGGTCGTCCTCCCGCACGTCCACCACCGTCCCGGTGAACACCTCGCCCACCCGGTTCATCAGCAGCGCCGCCTCGACGACGTCCACGCTCTCCCGCTCCACCCCGCCCGCCCGCCGGGCCCCGTCCGCCATCTCCCCCGGCAGCGCGGCCAGCGCGGCCCGCACCCACTCGGGCGCTTCCCGGCCCTCCACCGCGGCGACGCACAGCTCCCCCGCGTACCGGTCGGCGAGGCGGCGCAGCGGCGCCGTGCAGTGCGCGTACTCGTCGGCGACCGCCGCGTGCACGGCGTGCTCGGGGAGCCGCCCGTCGGTGAACACCGTGTACCCGGCGCCCCGCAGCAGCGTCGTGCAGTCCTGGAGGAACGCCGCGTGCCGGGGCAGGCGCGGGTCCAGGCTCCTGATCAGCGCCGCGTACGAGACGTGGGGCGGCCAGTCGACGCCGAGGGCCAGCGCGGAGCGCCGCAGCCGGGCCACGGCGCCGTCGGGTGCGGTGGGCAGGGTGCGGAGGATGCCGGTGCCGGCGGCCGTCATCAGGTCGGCGGCGGCCGTACCCGCGAGGAGGGAGATCTGCGCGTTCCAGGCGTCCGCGGGACGCGGGGCGCGGTAGACCAGCCGGTACGAGCCCTCCGCCTCGACGATCTCCTGCTGCGGCAGGTTGAGGGAGACGCCGCCCCGCTCGACCTCCAGCTCCTCGCGGAGGCGCCCGATGTCGCGGAGCAGGGCGAGCGGCTCCTCCGCGGTGCCCTCGTCGATCAGGCGCTGCGCGGTGGCGTAGTCGAGGCGGGCGCGGCTGCGGACCAGGGAGCGGCGCACCTCGGCGGCGACGCGGCGCCCGTACGCGTCGAGGTCGATCCGCCACAGCAGGGCGGGGACCGGCCGGCCGGGCAGCAGGCTCGCGGCGCCCTCCGACAGGACGGGCGGGTGCAGCGGGACGCGGCCGTCGGGGAAGTACAGGGTCAGCACCCGGCGGTGCGCCTCCGCGTCGACGGCGCCGGACGGGGTGACGAAGGCGGCGACGTCGGCGATGGCGTAGTGCACCCGGTACCCGCCGTCGGCGCGGCGCGCCAGGTGCATGGCCTGGTCCAGGTCGGTGGAGCCGGGCGGGTCGATCGTGAACAGCGGCAGGTCGGTGTCGTCCCGTCCGGGCAGCCGCGGCGCCTTGGCGGCGGCCTCCGCCTCGGCGAGCACGTCGGGCGGGAAGTCCCCGGGGATGCCGGGCGCGTTCCGCAGCGCGCGCAGGGCGGTCCGCAGGGGGTCTCCGGCGGCACGGGACACGTGGAGCTGTCTGCGGGGCATACGCCGAGCGTAGGCCGGGGACGGCCGCGCGGCACTCCGGGGCGGGGCGCGCTGCGGGGAGAGGGGAGGGGAGGGAGTGGGGCGGGTGCGCTGCGGGAGGAGGGGTGGGGCGGGTGCGCTGCGGGGGGGGGAGGCGGTGAGGCGGGGCGGGGTGCGCTACGGGGGGAGGCGGTGAGGCGGGGCGGGGTGCGCGGCGGGCAAGGCGGTGGGGCGTGCGCCGGGGGCGGGGCGGGGCCTGCGGGCGTGCGGCGGGGGCGGGCGGGGTGCGCGTGGTTTGTACGCTGGCTGGTCGGGGCCCGGCCCCGCTCGTGGACGTACGTGAGGAGAACCACCGTGCTCGTGCTGTTGCCGCCCTCGGAGGGCAAGGCCGCCTCGGGGAGCGGCGCGCCGCTCGACCCGGACGCGCTGTCGCTGCCCGGCCTGGCCCCGGCGCGGGCCGCGGTCCTCGCGGAGCTGGTGGAGCTGTGCGCCGCCGACGAGGAGAAGGCGCGCGAGGTGCTCGGGCTCAGCGAGGGCCTGCGCGGCGAGGTCGCCAAGAACGCCGCCCTGCCGACCGCCGGGGCCCGCCCCGCCGGGGAGGTGTACACCGGCGTCCTCTACGACGCGCTGGACCTGGCCACGCTGAGCGCGGCCGCCCGCGAGCGGGCCCGGACGTCGCTGCTGGTGTTCTCCGGGCTGTGGGGCGCGGTGCGGATCGACGACCGCATCCCGTCGTACCGCTGCTCGATGGGGGTGCGGCTGCCGGGGCTCGGGGCGCTCGGCGCGTACTGGCGCGGGCCCATGGCGGACGTCATGCCCGGTGCGGCCGGCGACGGGCTCGTCCTGGACCTGCGGTCGGCGGCGTACGCGGCGGCGTGGAGGCCGAAGGGCGACGTGGCCGGGCGTACGGCGACGGTACGGGTGCTGCACGCGCCGACCCGGAAGGTGGTCAGCCACTTCAACAAGGCGACGAAGGGCCGCGTCGTGCGGGCCCTGCTGGAGACCGGGGCGGCGCCCGGCACCCCCGCCGAACTGGTGGAGGCGCTGCGGGACCTCGGGTACGCGGTGGAGTGCGAGGCGCCGGCCCGTGCCGGGAAGGCGTGGTCGCTGGACGTCCTGGTGGACGAGGTCCACTGAGGGCCGCGCCCCGACGTGGATCGGGGCGTGCTGAGGGGCGCCGCCGCCAGACTGTTGCATGCTGCGCAACGGTCGTTGCGGTGTGTGGCGGCGCCGGGCAGGATGCCGGGCATGACGCCGGTACCGCTGTCGCAACCGCTGCTGGCCGCGCTGTCCTCGGCGGCCGTGCCCGTCCTGCCCGTGGTGGTCCTGGAGGACGCCGCCGACGCCGTGCCGCTGGCGCGGGCGCTGGTGGCGGGCGGACTGCCGGTGCTGGAGGTGACGCTGCGGACCCCGGCCGCGCTCGACGCGATCCGGGCCGTCGCCGCCGAGGTGCCCGACTGCCTCGTCGGCGCGGGGACGGTGGTGTCGGAGCGGGGCGTGGCGGACGCGGTGGCGGCGGGCGCGCGGTTCCTGGTGAGCCCCGGTTCGACGCGGCGGCTGCTGGACGCCATGGACGATTCCGGGGTGCCCTGCCTGCCGGGTGTCTCGACGGCGTCCGAGGCGGTGGCCCTGCTGGAGCGGGGCGTTCGCGAGATGAAGTTCTTCCCGGCCGGGGCGGCGGGGGGCCCTGCGTACCTGGCGGCGCTGGCCGGTCCGCTGCCGGAGGCCCGGTTCTGCCCGACCGGCGGGGTCACCGCCGAGTCGGCACCCGGCTACCTGGGGCTGCCCAACGTGGGCTGCGTGGGCGGTACGTGGGTGGCGCCGCCCGCCGTACTGGCGGACCGGGACTGGGCGCGGGTCGAGTCCCTGGCGCGGGCGGCCGCGTCGCTGGCGGGGGCGCCCCGCCGGCCGGTCAGCGCAGGTGCGAGGTGTCGTTGAGGAGCCGTACCGAGGCGTTGCCGTCCCGGTAGTACGCCACCGCCGACAGGGACGCGGCGGACAGCTCCATCCGGAACAGCGCCTCCGGCGGGGCGCCCAGCGCCAGCCGTACCAGCGTCTTGATCGGCGTCACATGCGTCACCAGCAGCACCGTGCGCCCCGCGTGGCGCTCCGTCAGCCGGTCGCGGGTGGCGGCGACCCGGCGGGACACGGCCGCGAAGGACTCGCCGCCCGGAGGCGCGGCCTTCGGCGACGCCAGCCAGGCGTCCAGGTCGTCCGGGTAGCGCTCCCGCACCTCGGCGAAGGTCAGGCCCTCCCACGCGCCGAAGTCCGTCTCGCGCAGCCCGTCCTCGATCCGTACGTCGAGGCCCAGGCGCTCGGCGATGGTGAGCGCGGTCTGGCGGCAGCGCAGCAGCGGCGAGGAGACGATCTCCTGCACGGTGCCGCGCGCGGCGAGCGCCGCCGCGACGGCCTCGGCCTGGCGGAGCCCGGCGGGCGACAGCTCGGGGTCGGTGCCCCCGCTGCCGGAGAACCGCTTCTGCGGCGTGAGCGCGGTCTCCCCGTGCCGCAGCAGCACGAAGGTGGCGGGTGCCCCCAGGTCCGGGGCGCCCCACCCCACGGAGGGCGTGGCGGACGCGGCCGGGGCCACGACGTCGGAGGGCTCGGCGGCGGCGGAGAAGGCGGGTTCGGGCGCCGGAGCGGGTGCGGGTGCGGGGGCCGGTGCGGGGGCGGGGGCCGGCGCGGACGCGGGGGCCGGCGCGGACGCGGGGGCCGGTGCGGACGCGGGGGCCGGTGCGGACGCGGGTGCCGGTGCGGACGCGGGTGCCGGTGCGGGGGCGGCCGTGGCCGGGGCGGCACCGGCGGGGGCTGCGGCCCCGAAGGCCGGCGCCGCGTCCGGCGCCGCCTGCGCCGCGTGGGACCGCGCCGCGTGGGCGAGGGCCGCGCGGGCCTTCGCCGCGCCCGCCGTCGCGTCCCCGACCACCCGGGCCGCGCCCGCGTCGAGGGCGGCGCGGGACGTGGACGGCTGCCACCGGCGGCCCTCCCGGCCCGCGTCCATCGCCTCGTTGGCGAGCCGGTCCGCGTGCTTGTTGCGCTCGCGCGGGATCCACTCGTACGTCACGCGCCCCGCCGGGAAGACGCGGGCGGCCTCCGCGGCGAGCGGCTTCATGTCCGGGTGCTTGATCTTCCAGCGCCCGGACATCTGCTCCACGACCAGCTTGGAGTCCATCCGGACCCGCACCGACGCGTCGGGCGCCAGTTCGCGGGCGGCGCGCAGCCCGGCGACGAGGCCCTTGTACTCGGCGACGTTGTTGGTGGCCACGCCGATGTACTCGGCCGTCTCCACCAGGGCCTCGCCGGACACCGGGTCCAGCACCACCGCGCCGTACCCGGCCGGGCCCGGATTGCCCCGCGAACCGCCGTCGGCCTCGACGACCAGCTCACGCGGCAGGGACGTCGCACCGCTGCTCATTACAGGCCGGACTCCGCCGTGCGGACCAGGATGCGGCGGCAGTTCTCGCACCGCAGCACGGCGTCGGCCGCGGCGGCCCGGACGTCGTTCACCTCGGTGATGTTCAGCTCGATGTGGCAGCCCTCGCAGCGCCGCTGGTACAGCCGGGCCGCGCCGACGCCGCTCTGCTGGCCGCGGATCTTCTCGTACAGCTTCATCAGGTCGTCCGGCACCGAACCGGCCACCAGCTCGCGCTCCTTGGTGACGGCGGCGGCCTCGTCGTCCAGCTCGCCCTGCGCGCGGTCGCGGCGGGCCGTCGCGTCGTCCACCTTCGCCTGCACGGAGGCGACGCGCTCGGTCAGCTCCTCCACCCGCTCCTGCGCGGACTCGCGGCGCTCCATGACCTCCAGGACGACGTCCTCCAGGTCCCCCTGGCGCTTCGACAGGGAGACGATCTCCCGCTGGAGGTTCTCCAGGTCCTTCGGGGAGCTGACGGCGCCCGAGTCGAGGCGCTGCTGGTCGCGGACCGCGCGCTGGCGGACCTGGTCGACGTCCTGCTCCGCCTTCTTCTGCTCGCGGGCGCAGTCGCTCTCCTCCGTCTGCGCGGCGACGAGCAGGTCCCGGAGCTGGCTGAGGTCCTTGGTCAGGGACTCGATCTCGGCGTGCTCGGGCAGGCTCCGGCGCTTGTGGGCGAGCTGCGCCAGGCGCGTGTCGAGGGCCTGGACGTCGAGGAGTCGGATCTGGTCGGCGGGCGCGGCGTTCAGTTGGGGGCTCCAGGAGAGGTGTGGTGAGCGGAAGAGGAGGTGTGGTGGGCGGCCCACGGGTCGGTGACCGTCTTCGAGACGTGCACCCGCAGGTTCCAGCCGCGGCGGTCGGAGATCTCGTCGAGCTGGGCGGCGGCCAGTTCGCACCAGGGCCACTCGGTGGCCCAGTGGGCCGCGTCGACGAGGCCGAGCGGGGAGTACTGGACGGCCTCGGAGGCCGGGTGGTGGCGCAGGTCGGCGGTGAGGAACGCGTCGACGCCCGCCGCGCGCACGGCGTCGAACAGGCTGTCGCCGGAGCCGCCGCTGACGGCGACCCGGCGGACCGTCGCGTCGGGGTCGCCGGCGACGCGGACGCCCTGCGCGGTGGCCGGCAGCCGCTCGGCGGCGCGGGTGGCGAAGGCGGCGAGGGTCTCCGGCGGGTCCAGCTCGCAGATCCGGCCCAGGCCGTTCTCCGGTACCAGGGGGCCGATCACGCGCAGGCCGAGGGCGCCCGCGAGGGCGTCGGAGACGCCGGGGTCGGCGGTGTCGGCGTTGGTGTGCGCGACGTGCAGGGCGATGTCGTGCTTGATGAGGGTGTGCACGACACGGCCCTTGAAGTGGGAGGCCGCGACGGACGTCGTACCGCGCAGGTAGAGGGGGTGGTGCGTGACGACGAGCTGGGCGCCGAGGCGGATGGCCTCCTCGGCGATCTCCTGGACCGGGTCGACGGCGAAGAGGACGCGGTCGATCTCGGCGTCGGGGTCGCCGCAGACGGTGCCGACGGCGTCCCACTGCTCGGCCCGCTCGGGGGGCCAGAGGGCGTCGAGCTCGGCGAGGACTTCGGTGAGGCGTGGCACGGGCACAAGGCTACCCGGAAGACCGCCCCGCCCCTTCCGTCCCGCCCTTGGTCCCAATCCTCCGTCCCGCTCTTCGTCCCGCTCCTCCGTCCCGCCCTTCCGTCCCGGTGCCCCGGCACCGCGCGGGGGCCGTGCCCGGCACACGGGCTCCACCGGTCGCCGCCCGGTGCCCGGCGCGGGCGGTCCGCCCACGCCGCCGCCCCGCCTCCGGACGAGCACACCTCCCGCTCCCCGCACAGCCGAACGGGGCGGCGGCCATCCTTACGTGTGAAGCGCGGTGACTCGTGCCGTTTCGGTCGATGGCGAAAACTAGCGTCGGTGGCCGGAGGTGACGAGCCATGACAGCCTGTGCCATCGAGGCCACCGCTCCCGCTCGGGACGGCGCCGGGACGGGCCCGCCCGACGCCCGGACGGGCACGGACGGAGGACCGCCCACCGGGCCGGGAGCCCCCCTGGCCGGGGCGCGAACCCTCGCCGGGACGGGACCCTTCGCCGCGGGGACGGGAGCTCTCGCGCGGACGGGCGGTGCGGGCCTGCCCGCCGGGGCGGTACCGCCCGCCGGGACGGCGGCCCCCGCCGGGGCGTTCGCGCCGGACGGGGCGTCCGCGCCCGCCGACACGGGGGCGCCCGCCGGGACCGGCGCCCTCCCCGGCACGGGCCCGCACGACACGGGCCCGCACGACACGGGCCCGCACGGCCGGGACGCGCACGGCCGGGACGCGCACGGCACGGACGCGCACGGCACGGACGGGCACCGCGCGGACGGGCACGCCGCAGAGGCGTACCCCGCATACCCGCCCGCCTCGGACGCGCACCGCGCGGATCCGCCCGCCCCGCGTGCGCACCGCGCCCCCGCGTACCGTACGGACGCGCACCCCACGGACGTGCACCGCGCGCGTACGCACCCCGTGGGCACGCCCGCCCCCGGCGTGCACGGCCGCAGCGGCTTCGCCATCGCGGCGGAC is a window encoding:
- a CDS encoding ATP-binding protein, with translation MKTQISSLRFSRLLSATPRGARLARLLTVQQLDAWGWPPACAASEYAAVVAAELAANAVTHGRARGRGFRLTLINEASDSGTLRVEVTDARGDRVPPSLATTPEPTAESGRGLLLVAALATRWGWEPDPPSGKTVWACLPLT
- a CDS encoding MerR family transcriptional regulator; amino-acid sequence: MRIGEVARLAGVTTRAVRHYHHVGLLPEPPRLGNGYRAYGLRDAVLLVRVRRLTELGLSLDEVRDVLADDAGRDLAEVLEELDTDLARQEAEVRVRRERLAVLLEQAREGRLPAEGPLSPELAALFADMARARGGRAGPEPRTAVLDRELLTLMDGVHAGEEGTRMVAAMRGAVASPEGMERAYDLYARLDELADADEDDPGVAAAAELLAGLLPDEVAAAVRDAGGDAGADVVEAWGGDAFAGAFLAEFSPAQAEVVRRALRLAADRAGTAATVGDGEHAEGGVGTAPGTEGEGTGPAGGSDAGGAGPGCGPTGGADAGGAGAGGAS
- a CDS encoding RNB domain-containing ribonuclease translates to MPRRQLHVSRAAGDPLRTALRALRNAPGIPGDFPPDVLAEAEAAAKAPRLPGRDDTDLPLFTIDPPGSTDLDQAMHLARRADGGYRVHYAIADVAAFVTPSGAVDAEAHRRVLTLYFPDGRVPLHPPVLSEGAASLLPGRPVPALLWRIDLDAYGRRVAAEVRRSLVRSRARLDYATAQRLIDEGTAEEPLALLRDIGRLREELEVERGGVSLNLPQQEIVEAEGSYRLVYRAPRPADAWNAQISLLAGTAAADLMTAAGTGILRTLPTAPDGAVARLRRSALALGVDWPPHVSYAALIRSLDPRLPRHAAFLQDCTTLLRGAGYTVFTDGRLPEHAVHAAVADEYAHCTAPLRRLADRYAGELCVAAVEGREAPEWVRAALAALPGEMADGARRAGGVERESVDVVEAALLMNRVGEVFTGTVVDVREDDPATGTVHLEDPAVVARLESPGPPLPLGERLDVRLRRAYPGRDKALFAPA
- the yaaA gene encoding peroxide stress protein YaaA produces the protein MLVLLPPSEGKAASGSGAPLDPDALSLPGLAPARAAVLAELVELCAADEEKAREVLGLSEGLRGEVAKNAALPTAGARPAGEVYTGVLYDALDLATLSAAARERARTSLLVFSGLWGAVRIDDRIPSYRCSMGVRLPGLGALGAYWRGPMADVMPGAAGDGLVLDLRSAAYAAAWRPKGDVAGRTATVRVLHAPTRKVVSHFNKATKGRVVRALLETGAAPGTPAELVEALRDLGYAVECEAPARAGKAWSLDVLVDEVH
- the eda gene encoding bifunctional 4-hydroxy-2-oxoglutarate aldolase/2-dehydro-3-deoxy-phosphogluconate aldolase; the encoded protein is MTPVPLSQPLLAALSSAAVPVLPVVVLEDAADAVPLARALVAGGLPVLEVTLRTPAALDAIRAVAAEVPDCLVGAGTVVSERGVADAVAAGARFLVSPGSTRRLLDAMDDSGVPCLPGVSTASEAVALLERGVREMKFFPAGAAGGPAYLAALAGPLPEARFCPTGGVTAESAPGYLGLPNVGCVGGTWVAPPAVLADRDWARVESLARAAASLAGAPRRPVSAGARCR
- a CDS encoding bifunctional RNase H/acid phosphatase encodes the protein MSSGATSLPRELVVEADGGSRGNPGPAGYGAVVLDPVSGEALVETAEYIGVATNNVAEYKGLVAGLRAARELAPDASVRVRMDSKLVVEQMSGRWKIKHPDMKPLAAEAARVFPAGRVTYEWIPRERNKHADRLANEAMDAGREGRRWQPSTSRAALDAGAARVVGDATAGAAKARAALAHAARSHAAQAAPDAAPAFGAAAPAGAAPATAAPAPAPASAPAPASAPAPASAPAPASAPAPASAPAPAPAPAPAPAPAPAPEPAFSAAAEPSDVVAPAASATPSVGWGAPDLGAPATFVLLRHGETALTPQKRFSGSGGTDPELSPAGLRQAEAVAAALAARGTVQEIVSSPLLRCRQTALTIAERLGLDVRIEDGLRETDFGAWEGLTFAEVRERYPDDLDAWLASPKAAPPGGESFAAVSRRVAATRDRLTERHAGRTVLLVTHVTPIKTLVRLALGAPPEALFRMELSAASLSAVAYYRDGNASVRLLNDTSHLR
- a CDS encoding zinc ribbon domain-containing protein, with protein sequence MNAAPADQIRLLDVQALDTRLAQLAHKRRSLPEHAEIESLTKDLSQLRDLLVAAQTEESDCAREQKKAEQDVDQVRQRAVRDQQRLDSGAVSSPKDLENLQREIVSLSKRQGDLEDVVLEVMERRESAQERVEELTERVASVQAKVDDATARRDRAQGELDDEAAAVTKERELVAGSVPDDLMKLYEKIRGQQSGVGAARLYQRRCEGCHIELNITEVNDVRAAAADAVLRCENCRRILVRTAESGL
- a CDS encoding Nif3-like dinuclear metal center hexameric protein → MPRLTEVLAELDALWPPERAEQWDAVGTVCGDPDAEIDRVLFAVDPVQEIAEEAIRLGAQLVVTHHPLYLRGTTSVAASHFKGRVVHTLIKHDIALHVAHTNADTADPGVSDALAGALGLRVIGPLVPENGLGRICELDPPETLAAFATRAAERLPATAQGVRVAGDPDATVRRVAVSGGSGDSLFDAVRAAGVDAFLTADLRHHPASEAVQYSPLGLVDAAHWATEWPWCELAAAQLDEISDRRGWNLRVHVSKTVTDPWAAHHTSSSAHHTSPGAPN